TAGGCGACGGTAAGTCTATCAACATTTGGACTGATAAATGGATCCCAAGTATGGAACAAAACCTCTTATCTTATTGTGGTAATCAACTAAACCTCTTAACACTTGTATCTGAGTTGCTAGACTCAAATACTAAAAAGTGGAATGTAACGAAAGTTTGAAGTAACTTTGCTCCGGAAATTGCAGATAAGATTCTAGGAATTAGAATCTTCACAAATATAAATGGTACTCTGAAACAAGATAGATTAAGATGGCTACTTACAAATGACGGAAAAATTTACTGTTAAATCAATGTACCAAAAACTTAAACATCCTTCAATTGATTCCATTAATACTGATATTACTGTTTTCTGGAAATCCTTTTGGAAGTTGAATGTATCTCAAAGAATTAAATTTTTCTTGTGGAAGTGTATACATAATGCCATGCATGTAGGAAAAAACTAGGTGAACACAGGGAAAACATGGACATGAAATGCATTTTTTGTAAGCATGAATGTGAGTCTTTAAAGCATTTGTTTTTTGAATGTCCATATGCGAAATCTGTTGCTTTACTGCCTCTTGTGGTAGGTATAAATTACAGTAGTGATTTAAATTACTCTTTGCTCAAATGTACTCCAACTGGATAGCTGGAGTATATGATAACTCTGAAATAGAAATCATGGCCACTAAATGTTGGTTgatttggaaggaaagatgtcTAAGAATTTTCCAATCCAAATCAACTACAAGCATTCAACTCTCGCTTGTTGTTCAGAGGCACCTGGCTTTTTGGTCTCCCCTGAGACAATTAAAACAGGGAGTAACTTCTAACTCTTTTTCTGTGTTACAAATCGAAAATGATACAAATACTAGTAGATGGTCAAAACCCCAAGCAAATCAATTTAAAGTAAACTTTGATACATCTtggattgattcttgtactccggCTGGATATGGCATAATTTTGCGATGTGATACAAGTGGTGCAATCCAAGCTACAGCTGGGACTTTCAGGGCCTCCacagcagaagaagcagaggcTCTTAGTATGCTGGAGACAACAACTTCGGCAAAAAGAATGGACTTAAAGAACTTCTGGGTGGAAGTTGATTGTCAGAGTTGATCTTCTATGCTCAGGACAAGCAGAGTAACATCTTTTGGAGAAACCAAGCCATAGTCTCAGAAGCAGTGAAAATTTTGAAGACTTGTGAAAACTTTTTGGGCTTTATGTTTAACAACAGGAAAGGCAATGAAGTGGCAGACATTTAGACAAAAGAAGCACGCAAACGGGGAATTCATAAacaacaatggttgttgatgcCACAATTTTTGAACTCTGCTCTATTATCAGATGTATGTTTTTCTAATACAGTTGCTAGTTCTAGCTTTCAAAATACGGTTAACATTATATTGGTAGACGCCAATATCTCAAATCAACTAAATGAGATAAGGGAAACCAACATTTTGGAAAATTCTGTGTAACCTTTCTTCTTTTcaatataagtaattttcaaaaaaaaaaattctttgcaGCCAGAACAACCTGATTTAGAGCTCAGTTATCTTTCTTTATACTATCATATTTATCAACACTAGATTGCACATATCTATGTTTTGAAAAGAGGCTACCCCAGTACGCAGAACGAACAATTTCAACAAACAATGGTAGCTGCAGCATTACAAATAGCAATACAGGAACACAACTAAATAACGCCATAGGAATTGGTGCCCAGACACACCTATCTTCAAGCGCAATGGACAGTGCTGCACTAAAAGCTACCAATATGGTAGCCATCCATATGAATAAAGTTCCAAGACCCATAACAAGTTTTCGTGGAAGGGACGTGAGGAATTCTTCTTCTGCATACCTTGACGTGTATAAAGCTAAAAACATAAGTACTGACGTGATCGAAGAAAATAGAGCTAACGCATCAGCCACCACGAATACGATAAATGATGTACTTCCCAAGAAAACTGGAGTGCCGTTTTTGCTGCTATTACTATCACTTATATTACCTCCAGGGTTAGTAAAAGCAGCTGCAAATGCTACAGTAGCAATGAGGGTAGCTACTACCATGCAAGATCCAGATGTATCCTTCATCCATTTCTCGCCTTTCACCACTAAATCTTTATGTTCCTCTGTAAATATTGACTGAGCTGTATCTCCATCTATGTTTGGGCTGAACCTTTTTTTCTTGAGTAGGATACTTTCCACgccctgaagaaaaaaaaaattaccataAAATTAAAGTATTTCAAGAGAAAGGTTCAGGATTATGAGACATTTTGAGTCAAACTTTAATTGCCCTTACTTTCCACGGGCTTTATATGAAACAATGTTTGATATTCTTTGGTGAGATTCAAATACCATTACTTACCTTGAACCACTGTAATTCATGTTGCATCTGCAGAGCTGCACCAGAAACCAAATTGAGTTTAGCCAAAGGCGCTAACTTTGCAGCATAGTGCAAGAGAGTGTTGTAGCTTTTATCTTCTTTAGAATATAGACTCATTTTTTCCCCCATAATATCAGCGGTTTCGCACATGTAACTAAAAATAGTATCATCTCGTTCTTGCACAGCCATTTAAATCATTGTTAGTCCTCCAATTTCTTGCCAAATTAGGTAATATAATTTCTCAAGGGTCGCCTCTATAAACTCCGTGGACCCATGCTTTATAGCTACCTTGATGGCGGTAGAACTGTCAAAAAGCTCTGCTATCTCTTTCTTGTTCATTGTTTCGTCGAGCTGTCCTAACATATTTTGGACCAATGCGAGGGCCTGTTTATGCATCAAGTTCTGGCTGTACAATTGTTTGATTTGAGTCACTGAGCAGTgagcaaaatcaaaatcaagtcaGCATTCAATTAAAACCTACAGTTATGATTTTTAAATAAGATTGTTGACGAACTCGAGCGCCTAACTAGGATCGGACTAATGTGTGGTACTTCAGTCActaaatcacttgaaaattataaAGAGGATTGTTTAAACAAATTAAGCTACCAATGTTATCACGAGGGAAAGAAATACCTCGCATTAGGTAAGGCatggagaggatggagatggaCTGGATTATTGATGGGTCTTTACTAGTTGATAAGGGGACTTTATAGCCCACTGAAAGATGATCTTCATCTCCTATGATGCCATCTGAGCTCTTTGAAGAGTTCCCTGCATCCTCAATATTTGCCCTTATGCTTTGTGAAGGGTTCTCTTCGTCTGATCCGGTCCTCTCTGAACATTTACCATTTTCTCTTTCGTCCCTTTCATCTATTTCCCAAGCGTTTTTGTCATCTACTTGGCTGTCGTAGCCATGCACAGCATCCATGTCCACTTGAACTACTAGAACACATGCCCAAATATGTATTTAGATGAATATTGAGCATTTTGCATTTCAGATAAATGGAGAGGGAAAAAAATAGAAGTATATATTAATGAGTAACTAATGATTTTGTTCCTGCAATATAAATTTAATAAACGCAACTAACTAACATGAATAAATGCAACGCTGCCACCATGTTAGCTTAGCTCCGCTTAAGAATGTTGACGGCTTCCCAACAAGTATTTCGAATCCATATTGCTTAGATCGCTTCGACTTCGTACTAACCAATGCTGGAAATCGGTGGACAAGAGATGACGCTATATCTACAAGTAGGATGTTCAGTTTTAAATAAATACAAgtccaataaaaaaaattatcttgGAAAGCTTAACTTCATATCATATAAGGGTTAGGGTGATTAGATAACACCCGGAAAGCACGTGGTAATAGGTTGGGTGCGGGTGCCATAAATCAATTTGTGCATCTATAAAATAATTCTTAAACAAGCTATCTATAATAGAATACACATGTAATTAGCTTTGCACACGTACCGTAAAACTCTTGATTAATTGCATCACACAGTAGGCTAGCACCATCATGACCCAAGAATGGACTTGGGTCCTCATCATTAGTTACAGAGTAAAGGTACTCAACTATCTCTTTCTGTGCACCTGTAGTATACGCAAGAGCATAAGCTAGGGGTACCCATCCATCGCTATTGCGTATCTGAGTCAACTTCTGGTTCTTCTTAACCATCATCTCAGCTGCTTTAAGATTTCCGTACTTGACAGCTAAGTGAAGTGCTGTAAATttagaattttttattttatattccaGTACTTCAGGTGGCATGATTCTCACAATCTCCTCTATAAACACTGAGTGATTCCTGTGTACAGCTATATGCAGCGCTGTTTCTAGTTCTTCAGTGACCACTTCTCGAATTGCTTGTGGATTGTTTTCAAAAAACCTATTAGCCTTTTCCCAGTCACCATCAGATGCTGCGTCGTACAGCTGCTTGTATCCATCAACATAATTCTTACTCATCACTTTCAATTCGCACATACATGAGCAACATAAcaacaaatttaaaaaaaaaaatattctaatAAACTAAATCTAACGTAAAATAATCTTCTTGTCATCATGTTGTTATCTTTATCAGAATGAAATC
This genomic window from Papaver somniferum cultivar HN1 unplaced genomic scaffold, ASM357369v1 unplaced-scaffold_15, whole genome shotgun sequence contains:
- the LOC113335811 gene encoding uncharacterized protein LOC113335811, encoding MPPEVLEYKIKNSKFTALHLAVKYGNLKAAEMMVKKNQKLTQIRNSDGWVPLAYALAYTTGAQKEIVEYLYSVTNDEDPSPFLGHDGASLLCDAINQEFYDIASSLVHRFPALVSTKSKRSKQYGFEILVGKPSTFLSGAKLTWWQRCIYSLVQVDMDAVHGYDSQVDDKNAWEIDERDERENGKCSERTGSDEENPSQSIRANIEDAGNSSKSSDGIIGDEDHLSVGYKVPLSTSKDPSIIQSISILSMPYLMRALQMQHELQWFKGVESILLKKKRFSPNIDGDTAQSIFTEEHKDLVVKGEKWMKDTSGSCMVVATLIATVAFAAAFTNPGGNISDSNSSKNGTPVFLGSTSFIVFVVADALALFSSITSVLMFLALYTSRYAEEEFLTSLPRKLVMGLGTLFIWMATILVAFSAALSIALEDRCVWAPIPMALFSCVPVLLFVMLQLPLFVEIVRSAYWGSLFSKHRYVQSSVDKYDSIKKDN